One genomic segment of Sander lucioperca isolate FBNREF2018 chromosome 10, SLUC_FBN_1.2, whole genome shotgun sequence includes these proteins:
- the si:dkeyp-69b9.3 gene encoding myocardin translates to MTLLASERSLLIRNKFRSVLQLRIQNRRQSEINADCGLKSTCPTKKDQSEALRLTDDGAAQKLPPSGLNTETAQERTVCGAQRQKKARQTQDLIERIQRPPGPVEQQHEHTLPLENRSASFPLSADVFEDDISSCSSSSPTDQHGVHQSPAFSSLPGLSGDQLLSDFSAVGPPLNHSPGHAQSGLALLPATEGIRQPTLSESNSIATTGRPNGMYLTSQTTPLLPKTARPPSPTCSSSLPPSLNFNHLPRPRKPRDTKPKMRKLKYHQYIPPDQRGGSGTGGGAKQKSPTPTQSLDPAYSHLLKQQQVFLQLQILHNQQQQQQQQQQQTQQQLQPQQQLPVGSSGDHSDLVKSSGAMPLNPQPVPATTNHTPTDTNPVSKPELLPANLVDLTVSELRQQLRKRGLPVSGTKPALLQRLRLFQLPHSCLTPAPLCQLSTSLEPLTTCPPLPPNQSPGSSSSSGQDSPSSSPNQQMYVQDRGVPNGTLSDTQNGVQNGNLNNVPNGFSSAASVSLAGEHCLSNAVFLTPASTASGTPSPSLPMSSSSPLQCGTPWRTDNEQQQQQQQELSVELEMRERLRSRPRDRSTNIGDESCGGSLHPFLQQDPGCSIGKPETDGQTEVLFTQVFCCQPCDVIGQDFELPVQITASPIRTLPGVRSLEEELQEAIQKAQMDPRQSIDDILDEPITCVGSVNVCDHESPAHSVPGSSPLPPQADQSQASQQHKDDSFLPSPLCSSLLLELPPSPAVINPSQVIPAPPPPPICTSPLPSTGRSRKRRAPTSFDAADWLETLTSGLRPLTPPTAPFVESDFSLDSDLNVSRVLDLMVEQW, encoded by the exons ATGACACTACTGGCCTCCGAGAGGTCGCTTCTCATCCGGAACAAGTTCCGCTCAG TCCTGCAGTTGAGGATTCAGAACCGAAGGCAGAGTGAAATCAATGCAGACTGTG GGTTGAAATCTACTTGTCCCACTAAAAAAGACCAGAGTGAAGCTCTG CGTCTAACTGACGATGGTGCCGCTCAGAAGTTGCCCCCTAGTGGTCTGAATACTGAAACTGCACAAG AGAGGACTGTGTGCGGGGCCCAGAGGCAGAAGAAGGCTCGCCAGACGCAGGACCTCATTGAGAGGATCCAACGTCCGCCTGGGCCTGTGGAGCAACAGCACGAACACACACTGCCCCTGGAGAACC GCTCTGCCTCTTTCCCTCTGTCCGCTGATGTCTTCGAAGATGACatttcctcctgctcctcctcctcacccactGATCAACATGGTGTTCACCAATCACCAGCCTTTTCTTCATTGCCAGGGCTCTCAGGTGATCAGTTACTGAGTGACTTCTCAGCTGTGGGCCCGCCCCTTAACCACAGCCCTGGTCATGCTCAG TCTGGTTTGGCGTTGCTCCCGGCAACCGAGGGCATCAGACAACCTACACTGAGTGAATCAAACTCCATAGCAACAACTGGGAGACCAAATGGGATGTATTTGACCTCTCAGACCACACCCCTGCTGCCAAAG ACAGCTCGGCCTCCCAGCCCCACCTGCTCTTCCTCACTGCCCCCCTCCCTCAACTTCAACCATCTCCCCCGCCCACGGAAACCGCGGGACACCAAACCCAAAATGAGGAAACTTAAATATCACCAGTACATTCCTCCAGACCAGAGAGGAGGGTCTGGGACTGGAG GAGGAGCCAAACAGAAGAGCCCTACTCCTACCCAGTCTTTAGACCCAGCCTACTCCCATCTCCTGAAGCAGCAGCAGGTCTTCCTCCAGCTGCAAATCCTACacaaccagcagcagcagcagcagcagcaacagcaacaaacacagcaacagcTACAGCCACAACAACAGCTCCCTGTTGGATCCAG TGGAGATCACAGTGATCTTGTGAAGTCCTCTGGAGCCATGCCTCTGAATCCCCAACCTGTTCCCGCTACAACAAACCACACCCCTACAGACACAAACCCTGTGTCCAAGCCTGAGCTTCTCCCCGCAAATCTCGTTGATCTAACA GTGTCAGAGTTGCGGCAGCAGCTGCGTAAGCGAGGCCTCCCCGTCTCCGGCACCAAGCCTGCTCTGTTGCAGCGTCTCCGCCTGTTTCAGCTTCCCCACTCTTGCCTCACCCCTGCTCCCCTCTGCCAGCTGAGTACCAGCTTGGAGCCCCTCACCACCTGCCCCCCACTGCCACCCAACCAGAGCCCCGGCTCAAGCTCCAGCTCTGGACAAGACTCCCCCAGCAGCAGCCCGAACCAACAGATGTACGTCCAGGACAGGGGAGTTCCTAATGGCACTCTCAGTGACACTCAAAATGGAGTTCAAAACGGAAATCTGAACAATGTGCCGAATGGTTTCTCGAGTGCTGCGTCAGTCAGTTTGGCAGGTGAACATTGTCTTTCCAACGCTGTCTTCTTGACTCCTGCCAGCACTGCCTCAGGAACTCCAAGTCCCAGTCTACCCATGTCGTCCTCCTCGCCCCTGCAGTGTGGGACTCCCTGGAGAACTGACaacgagcagcagcagcaacagcagcaggagCTGAGTGTGGAGCTGGAGATGAGGGAGAGGTTACGGAGCAGGCCCAGGGACCGCTCCACTAACATCGGAGACGAG TCTTGTGGAGGATCCCTTCATCCTTTCCTGCAACAGGATCCTGGATGCTCCATAGGGAAGCCAgaaacagacggacagacagaggtGTTGTTTACACAG GTGTTTTGCTGCCAACCGTGTGATGTCATTGGCCAGGATTTTGAGCTGCCAGTGCAGATTACAGCCAGTCCAATTCGGACCTTGCCTGGTGTTCGCAGCTTGGAGGAAGAGCTGCAGGAGGCTATTCAGAAAGCACAG ATGGACCCTCGGCAGTCCATAGATGACATTCTGGATGAGCCCATAACTTGTGTTG GCTCTGTCAATGTCTGTGATCATGAATCCCCTGCCCACTCGGTCCCTGGCTCTTCGCCTCTTCCTCCTCAAGCCGATCAGTCCCAGGCCTCCCAGCAGCACAAGGATGACAGTTTCCTGCCCTCACCTCTTTGCTCCTCTCTCCTGCTGGAGCTCCCTCCATCTCCTGCTGTAATAAACCCCAGCCAGGTGATCCCAGCacctcccccaccccccatcTGTACCTCCCCTCTGCCGTCCACTGGGAGGTCACGGAAACGACGAGCTCCGACATCGTTTGACGCTGCTGATTGGCTTGAAACACTGACGTCCGGCCTCCGCCCTCTTACTCCGCCGACAGCTCCTTTTGTTGAGTCAGACTTCAGTCTGGATTCAGATCTGAATGTCAGTCGAGTGTTGGATCTAATGGTAGAACAGTGGTGA